A genome region from Brienomyrus brachyistius isolate T26 chromosome 23, BBRACH_0.4, whole genome shotgun sequence includes the following:
- the LOC125719352 gene encoding aurora kinase A and ninein-interacting protein isoform X2, with the protein MKPTKKAAMGSEDVCGVWLDTADLRGRRKRSSLKQPISKLLNPLAPCPAYSVAVSLSFTQTKLQLPPTRQTSITSFFNPWPTEAKAVESSCSEHMSGSSTAVSERRKRKRSTAEADCDPRATDHSDPQDRPACQDIRPCVWAAPERLALLDTKCQSDEEDQPAVKKRLAGRRPLLPEPDTQDAAPCRGFSSAAAASEPREPPLSDCFTQDSRGNCVLGHRVTTGDGGFPDSLESEWLFGALLSHADRTSTQRRHGGSPRRALREEPGEQGKENSSAPAWTQGLSPVKRRSCSSPCSPLRRWEVSCPSPRRYAPRSLQEDEENTYDMLFTQDSQGQRVIAHHGFEPRSPLKDWGNIANCRFRTGSSSTSAKENEDSELEPEILFTQDSEGNVVIKH; encoded by the exons ATGAAACCTACAAAGAAGGCTGCAATGGGGAGCGAGGATGTGTGCGGAGTGTGGCTGGACACGGCGGATCTTCGCGGGCGGAGGAAGCGG TCCAGCCTGAAGCAGCCCATCTCCAAGCTGCTGAACCCTTTGGCTCCCTGCCCTGCCTACAGTGTGGCTGTCTCTCTGAGCTTCACACAAACTAAACTCCAGCTACCTCCAACCAGACAGACTTCCATCACCTCCTTCTTCAACCCATGGCCCACAG AAGCGAAGGCGGTCGAGTCTTCGTGTTCTGAGCATATGAGTGGCTCCTCCACGGCTGTGAgcgagaggaggaagaggaaacgCAGCACAGCTGAGGCTGACTGTGACCCCAGAGCCACTGACCACTCGGACCCGCAGGACAGGCCGGCCTGCCAGGACATCAGGCCGTGTGTCTGGGCAGCTCCAGAGCGCCTGGCTCTCCTGGATACCAAATGTCAGTCTGATGAAGAAGACCAGCCAGCTGTGAAGAAGAGACTCGCGGGACGCCGCCCCCTCCTGCCCGAGCCGGACACCCAGGACGCAGCTCCCTGTCGTGGCTTCAGCAGTGCTGCTGCCGCCTCGGAGCCCCGCGAGCCCCCACTGTCGGACTGTTTCACTCAGGATTCACGGGGCAACTGTGTGCTGGGGCACCGTGTGACGACGGGAGATGGCGGCTTTCCAGACAGCCTTGAAAGCGAATGGCTGTTTGGGGCACTTTTGTCACACGCGGACCGAACTTCTACCCAGAGGAGGCATGGAGGGAGTCCCCGCAGAGCCCTACGCGAAGAGCCGGGGGAACAGGGCAAAGAGAACAGTTCTGCTCCGGCCTGGACTCAGGGTCTATCACCGGTGAAGCGCAGATCCTGCTCTAGCCCGTGTTCTCCCCTTAGGAGATGGGAggtcagctgtccatcaccgCGCAGGTATGCTCCCAGAAGCCTCCAGGAAGACGAGGAGAACACCTATGACATGTTATTTACACAGGATTCCCAGGGCCAGCGGGTCATCGCACATCATGGCTTTGAGCCAAGAAGTCCACTGAAGGACTGGGGTAACATAGCTAACTGCCGTTTCCGGACCGGGTCCTCAAGTACGTCAGCGAAGGAGAATGAGGACTCAGAACTGGAGCCAGAGATACTGTTTACGCAAGACTCTGAGGGGAACGTGGTGATTAAGCACTGA
- the vps28 gene encoding vacuolar protein sorting-associated protein 28 homolog, whose translation MFHGIPVSTGMGGAVPPKPELYEEVKLYKNAREREKYDNMAELFAVVKTLQALEKAYIKDCVTPNEYTGACSRLLVQYKAAFKQVQGSDVGTIDEFCRKYRLDCPLAMERIKEDRPITIKDDKGNLNRCIADIVSLFITVMDKLRLEIRAMDEIQPDLRELMETMNRMSNMPPDSETKDKVNLWLTTLSSMSASDELDDSQVRQMLFDLESAYNAFNRFLHSS comes from the exons ATGTTTCACGGAATCCCCGTCAGCACAGGGATGGGAGGAG CTGTTCCTCCTAAGCCTGAATTGTATGAA GAAGTCAAGCTGTATAAGAATGCAAGAGAGCGGGAAAA GTATGACAACATGGCGGAACTGTTTGCTGTGGTGAAAACACTGCAAGCCTTGGAGAAGGCGTACATAAAGGACTGCGTGACCCCAAATGA GTACACGGGTGCCTGCTCCAGGTTGCTGGTACAGTACAAAGCTGCTTTCAAGCAGGTCCAGGGTTCTGATGTGGGCACTATTGATGAGTTCTGCAGGAAGTATAGG CTGGACTGCCCATTAGCTATGGAGCGAATCAAAGAAGACCGGCCAATAACCATCAAAGATGACAAAGGCAACCTCAATCGCTGCATTGCTGACATTGTCTCT CTCTTCATCACTGTGATGGACAAGCTACGTTTGGAGATCCGGGCCATGGATGAG ATCCAGCCAGATCTTCGGGAGCTGATGGAGACCATGAACAGGATGAGCAACATGCCCCCTGACTCGGAGACCAAGGACAAGGTCAACCTATG GTTGACCACTCTGAGCAGCATGTCGGCCTCCGATGAGCTGGACGACTCCCAGGTCCGGCAGATGCTCTTTGACTTGGAGTCGGCCTACAATGCCTTCAACCGTTTCCTGCACTCCTCGTAA
- the LOC125719352 gene encoding aurora kinase A and ninein-interacting protein isoform X1, giving the protein MTSNQTHPSQTEHGNTARPDQGSVSMKPTKKAAMGSEDVCGVWLDTADLRGRRKRSSLKQPISKLLNPLAPCPAYSVAVSLSFTQTKLQLPPTRQTSITSFFNPWPTEAKAVESSCSEHMSGSSTAVSERRKRKRSTAEADCDPRATDHSDPQDRPACQDIRPCVWAAPERLALLDTKCQSDEEDQPAVKKRLAGRRPLLPEPDTQDAAPCRGFSSAAAASEPREPPLSDCFTQDSRGNCVLGHRVTTGDGGFPDSLESEWLFGALLSHADRTSTQRRHGGSPRRALREEPGEQGKENSSAPAWTQGLSPVKRRSCSSPCSPLRRWEVSCPSPRRYAPRSLQEDEENTYDMLFTQDSQGQRVIAHHGFEPRSPLKDWGNIANCRFRTGSSSTSAKENEDSELEPEILFTQDSEGNVVIKH; this is encoded by the exons ATGACGTCGAACCAAACACACCCGTCGCAGACCGAACACGGAAACACGGCGAG GCCAGATCAGGGCTCCGTGAGCATGAAACCTACAAAGAAGGCTGCAATGGGGAGCGAGGATGTGTGCGGAGTGTGGCTGGACACGGCGGATCTTCGCGGGCGGAGGAAGCGG TCCAGCCTGAAGCAGCCCATCTCCAAGCTGCTGAACCCTTTGGCTCCCTGCCCTGCCTACAGTGTGGCTGTCTCTCTGAGCTTCACACAAACTAAACTCCAGCTACCTCCAACCAGACAGACTTCCATCACCTCCTTCTTCAACCCATGGCCCACAG AAGCGAAGGCGGTCGAGTCTTCGTGTTCTGAGCATATGAGTGGCTCCTCCACGGCTGTGAgcgagaggaggaagaggaaacgCAGCACAGCTGAGGCTGACTGTGACCCCAGAGCCACTGACCACTCGGACCCGCAGGACAGGCCGGCCTGCCAGGACATCAGGCCGTGTGTCTGGGCAGCTCCAGAGCGCCTGGCTCTCCTGGATACCAAATGTCAGTCTGATGAAGAAGACCAGCCAGCTGTGAAGAAGAGACTCGCGGGACGCCGCCCCCTCCTGCCCGAGCCGGACACCCAGGACGCAGCTCCCTGTCGTGGCTTCAGCAGTGCTGCTGCCGCCTCGGAGCCCCGCGAGCCCCCACTGTCGGACTGTTTCACTCAGGATTCACGGGGCAACTGTGTGCTGGGGCACCGTGTGACGACGGGAGATGGCGGCTTTCCAGACAGCCTTGAAAGCGAATGGCTGTTTGGGGCACTTTTGTCACACGCGGACCGAACTTCTACCCAGAGGAGGCATGGAGGGAGTCCCCGCAGAGCCCTACGCGAAGAGCCGGGGGAACAGGGCAAAGAGAACAGTTCTGCTCCGGCCTGGACTCAGGGTCTATCACCGGTGAAGCGCAGATCCTGCTCTAGCCCGTGTTCTCCCCTTAGGAGATGGGAggtcagctgtccatcaccgCGCAGGTATGCTCCCAGAAGCCTCCAGGAAGACGAGGAGAACACCTATGACATGTTATTTACACAGGATTCCCAGGGCCAGCGGGTCATCGCACATCATGGCTTTGAGCCAAGAAGTCCACTGAAGGACTGGGGTAACATAGCTAACTGCCGTTTCCGGACCGGGTCCTCAAGTACGTCAGCGAAGGAGAATGAGGACTCAGAACTGGAGCCAGAGATACTGTTTACGCAAGACTCTGAGGGGAACGTGGTGATTAAGCACTGA